From Kitasatospora sp. MAP12-44:
GACCGTGAGCTGCGCCGCCTGCTCGCGCGGGCCATCAACACGCTGCCGGACCGGGAGAAGACGGTGGTCACCCTCTACTACTACGAGGGACTCACACTGGCGGAGATCGGTCAGGTGCTGGGGGTGACGGAGAGCAGGGTGAGCCAGATCCACACCAAGTCCGTCCTCCAGCTTCGTGCGAAACTCTCCGACCTGCGCTGACCTGCTCTGACCTGCGCTGATCTTGCGCCGGCGGGTGCTGAGTCGATGGGGATGGATCCGAGCCGGGCGGGTTCCGGGGAGGTTTGCGTGCCTGCGTCCCGACGGATGTGAGGGCTCCGTACAGTGGGAGGGTGCCGAAGATCCGAGCAGCCACTCTGGCCGAGCATCGTCAGCTGCAGCGAGCAGCCCTCCTTGATGCTGCGCGCTCGTTGCTGACCGAAGGCGGGATGGAAGCTCTCACCTTCCCCGCGCTGGCCTCGCGGACCGGGCTGGCGCGCTCCTCGGTCTATGAGTACTTCCGCTCGCGGGCCGATGTCGTCGAGCAGCTCTGCGAGAGTGACTTCCCGCTCTGGGCGGCCGAGATCGAGGCGGGGATGGCCTCCTGCGCCACACCCCTCAGCCAGGTCGAGGCCTATGTCCGCGGTCAGCTCGCGCTCGCCGGGGACCCGCGGCACCGAGCCATCTCCGCGATCTCGGTCCTGGAGCTTGACGACGCCGCGCGCGAACGGATCCGGGCCGCCCACACCGGGCTGGTGACGCTGGTGGTAAACGCACTGGGGGAGCTGGGCCACGAGCAGCCCCGGCTGGCGGCCGCGCTGCTGCAAGGGGTGGTCGAGGCCGCGGTCAAGCGGTCCGAGGGCGCGACGGAGGACGAGCGCCGCACCGTCGCGGATGCCGCCGTGGAGCTGGCCCTGCACGGGCTGGCGGCAGGTGCCGGTCCGGTCTGACTCGCTCGGGCCTGACTCGCTCTGGCCTGCTTAGCTGTGGCCTGCTTAGCTGTGGCCTGATTCGCTCTGGCCTGATTCGGTAGCAGCCGGGCCCGGCCGGCGCCCAGCAGGGCCAACGGGTCGAGGTAGCGCTCGCCGCGGAGCAGCCCCCAGTGCAGACACCCCGAGGCGCAGTGCCCCACACCGGGGGCGAGCCGGCCGATGATCTCGCCGGCCGACACCGCCGTGCCGACGGGCACGCTGCCCGCCACCGGTAGATAGGTGGTGCGCAGCGGCGGAACACCGGTACCGGGGTGCTCGACCGTCACCACGGCCCGGCCGCCCACCATCCCGGAGAAGGCGATCACGCCCGCCGCCGCCGCTCGCACCGCCTCGCCGTCCGCGATGGCGAGGTCGACGCCACGATGCCCGGCAGCCCAGCGCGCGGGTGGCGCGTCGAAGCGGCGCAGGATGCCGGACGGCCCAGCCGCGGGCCAGGCCCGCCCCGGTCCGGAAGGGAGACGCGACCTGGCAGGGTCGGGGTCGGCCGCAGTCGCGGCAGCAGCCGTAGCCGCCCCGAACGGTCCGGGTGCCAGCGCGAGCACCGCGGTGATCAGAACCAGCGCCAGCATCGCGGTCAGCCGCCGTCGGTCCGGCGCGGGAGGGGGCATCGGCACCCGGCCGGCGCAGGACTCGGAAAAACCTGAGGTCCTCATGACCGCGAGGTTCCGCCCCATCCCTCGGCCTGGCCAGACCCCTCCTGAAAGCTGTGGACAACCCGGGCCCTGTGGACAACCGGCCTCACCCACAGGCGCACCGCCGACACCACCCGCCACAGCAGAGAGTCGCCGGTCGCGCGGCGCTTCCCGTACACTTCTCACGCGACCCGGTCCGCCGGGTCGACTTCGCACGCCCCGCCACCGGCGAATCAGTGCGCGAACCAGCGCCCTCCCAGGCCCTGCTCGCCACCCCCGCCCGATGCGAGTGCCGCTCGGTCCGCCCGAGCCTGTCGCGGCTCCGCCGCCCAGGCCAAGCGGCTCGGCACGTTCGGGGCGTCAGGCGTGACGGTCACCTGACCGGCACGGACAAAACCGAGCCAGACCTGGTCATCGCCCATGAGTGCGCGAAAGCGTGCGGGTCGACGCGCCAGGCGCAACACCGAGGAGCACGGCCATGGCCGTCGTCACGATGCGGGAGCTGCTGGAGAGCGGCGTCCACTTCGGTCACCAGACCCGTCGTTGGAACCCGAAGATGAAGCGCTTCATCCTCACGGAGCGCAACGGCATCTACATCATCGACCTGCTGCAGTCGCTGAACTACATCGACCGCGCGTTCGAGTTCGTCAAGGAGACCGTTGCCCACGGCGGCAGCGTCCTCTTCGTCGGCACCAAGAAGCAGGCCCAGGAGGCCATCGCTGAGCAGGCCGGTCGCGTGGGCATGCCCTACGTCAACCAGCGCTGGCTCGGCGGCATGCTGACCAACTTCCAGACCGTCTACAAGCGCCTTCAGCGGATGAAGGAGCTCGGCGAGATCGACTTCACGGATGTGGCCGGTTCCGGTCTCACCAAGAAGGAGCTCCTGGTTCTGGAGCGCGAGCACACCAAGCTCGAGAAGACCCTCGGTGGTATCCGCGACATGCAGCGCGTTCCCAGCGCTGTCTGGATCGTTGACACCAAGAAGGAGCACATCGCTGTCGGCGAGGCCCGGAAGCTCAACATCCCGGTCGTCGCGATCCTCGACACCAACTGTGACCCCGACGAGGTCGACTACAAGATCCCGGGCAACGACGACGCGATCCGCTCCGTCTCGCGCCTGACCCGCGTGATCGCCGACGCCGTCGCCGAGGGCCTCAAGGCCCGTGCGGGTGTTGCCAAGGCCGACGTCAAGGCCGAGCCGGGCGCCGACCAGCCGCTGGCCGACTGGGAGCAGGACCTCCTGGCCGGCGACAAGCCCGCTGACGAGGCCCCCGCCGCCGCCGAGGTCGAGGCCCCCGCCGCCGACGCCCCGGTCGCCGAGGCTGCCGCCGAGGTCGAGGCCCCGGCCGCCGAGGCCGAGCAGGCCTGACGTACCAAGGGTGAGGGGCACTCGCCGGTACGTACCGGCGAGTGCCCCTCTCTCCACGTGCCGGGGCTGAACCACGAGCCCCGGCGCAACTCCCCGCAGACACGCGAGACGTGAGAAGAGATTCACACCATGGCGAACTTCACCGCCGCGGACGTCAAGAAGCTCCGTGAGCTCACCGGCGCCGGCATGATGGACTGCAAGAAGGCGATCGAGGAGGCCGAGGGCGACGTCGACAAGGCCGTCGAGCTCCTCCGCATCAAGGGCCAGAAGGGCGTCGCCAAGCGCGAGGGCCGCGACGCCACCAACGGTGCCGTCGTCGCCAAGATCGCCGCGGACAACAAGGCCGGCGTGCTGGTCGAGCTGCGCTGCGAGACCGACTTCGTCGCCAAGAGCGACAAGTTCGTCGCCGTCGCCGACACGATCGCCGAGCACATCGCCGCCGCCGCCCCGGCCGACCTCGAGGCCGCCCTGGCCAGCGAGATCGAGGCCGGCAAGACCGTCCAGCAGTACGTGGACGAGGCCAACGCCAACCTCGGCGAGAAGATCGTCCTGGCCCGCTTCGCGCAGTTCGCCGGCGACAACTTCGTCGCGGTCTACCTGCACCGCACCTCGCCCGACCTCCCGCCGCAGGTCGGCGTCCTGGTCGAGCTGGACAAGGAAGACGCCCTGACCGCCAAGGACGTCGCCCAGCACATCGCCGCCTTCGCGCCGAAGTACCTCTCCCGCGAGGACATCCCGGCCGAGGACATCGAGAACGAGCGCCGCGTCGCCGAGGCCACCGCTCGCGAGGAGGGCAAGCCCGAGGCTGCCCTGCCGAAGATCGTCGAGGGTCGCGTCACGGGTTTCGTCAAGGAGAACTCCGTTCTGGAGCAGGCCTTCGCGAAGGACAACAAGAAGAGCGTCGCCAAGGTCCTCGACGAGGCCGGCGTCTCCCTCAAGCGCTTCGCCCGCTTCCGCGTCGGC
This genomic window contains:
- the rpsB gene encoding 30S ribosomal protein S2; the protein is MAVVTMRELLESGVHFGHQTRRWNPKMKRFILTERNGIYIIDLLQSLNYIDRAFEFVKETVAHGGSVLFVGTKKQAQEAIAEQAGRVGMPYVNQRWLGGMLTNFQTVYKRLQRMKELGEIDFTDVAGSGLTKKELLVLEREHTKLEKTLGGIRDMQRVPSAVWIVDTKKEHIAVGEARKLNIPVVAILDTNCDPDEVDYKIPGNDDAIRSVSRLTRVIADAVAEGLKARAGVAKADVKAEPGADQPLADWEQDLLAGDKPADEAPAAAEVEAPAADAPVAEAAAEVEAPAAEAEQA
- a CDS encoding helix-turn-helix domain-containing protein encodes the protein MAEHRQLQRAALLDAARSLLTEGGMEALTFPALASRTGLARSSVYEYFRSRADVVEQLCESDFPLWAAEIEAGMASCATPLSQVEAYVRGQLALAGDPRHRAISAISVLELDDAARERIRAAHTGLVTLVVNALGELGHEQPRLAAALLQGVVEAAVKRSEGATEDERRTVADAAVELALHGLAAGAGPV
- the tsf gene encoding translation elongation factor Ts; its protein translation is MANFTAADVKKLRELTGAGMMDCKKAIEEAEGDVDKAVELLRIKGQKGVAKREGRDATNGAVVAKIAADNKAGVLVELRCETDFVAKSDKFVAVADTIAEHIAAAAPADLEAALASEIEAGKTVQQYVDEANANLGEKIVLARFAQFAGDNFVAVYLHRTSPDLPPQVGVLVELDKEDALTAKDVAQHIAAFAPKYLSREDIPAEDIENERRVAEATAREEGKPEAALPKIVEGRVTGFVKENSVLEQAFAKDNKKSVAKVLDEAGVSLKRFARFRVGV